CACTTGTCCTGATCCAATGATGGAGGAAAATGCCATAACAAAACCATAATGTATGGAGCTTATagcaatgaaaacaaaaatgcacAACAATCTTACTTGCGCATCCACCGGGACCTCTCAGATGCCTCCATGTTCACCAGCCGAGCTGCGaaggaaaaacataaaattggtCTCTAGAAGTATCAAAAGCTGGGGAGGAGTTAGGTTTTTCTTGATTAAAAACCTGAAAGGGGTTTGCCTCCTGAGCTCTCAACGTCATCAGTTAAAGGAGCCGCATCTTTATCCTGCAAATTTAATAGTCACGTCGCAACAATGGATCAAAAGACAAATTCAGTTCGGCAAGCAAAGGAATTAACCAGTGTTGTTGGGAAAAGAGTTCATTCAAGCTCCGAAATCAAAAggaaagaataagaagaatatACCTCGTCCTTAATCTTCCTGTACTCCATTGTATAGCATAAATGGAGATTTCTTTCGCTGCCTCCTTTGTCTGTGATCTTCTATTTGTTGCGGAGCAGGAGGATATCTCTGTTACAGTCCTCGCCGACTGAAGCCATGGCCATGAATGAGAAGCCACTAAGCCAGCGAGTTGAGATGAATTATTGGGCCGTTGGGGTCAGCCAATTGGGCTAATATTTGTAACCCTCAACAATGCAAAACCCAGGATGGGGAGCCCATTCACCAGTCACTACTCAATactgtttatgtttataaattaAAGACAGATCTAGACATTACAACCGACGCCCGATGGTGGTCCCATACGGGATAGGGGGCTAGAATGATTCCAGCAATTCCACCTGATGTCCACCATTCAATGCAATTATGCATTGGATTTGACAATATTACACCCAATACATTAGATGATGGAGATCATGTGGAATTGCTGAAATCATTCTAACAAATCATTTTCCGTCCCACACCGGTCAACACGGTTTCCTATCTTcttgaattattatttttaggttTCATACTGATAATAAACTAGGTGCATGTTAGTTTTCATGTGCCATCATTTGGGAGCAACAAGATATTTGATTGGACACAAAAATTtcgcaaaaacatgaatttgTTTCTATATTATATAGATGTAATAGATAGATAGTTACAATTTTTCTGACATATGTGGTTTGTGAGCTATTGTGAAGGTTCGATTTATTCACTGTACATCCGAATAGTAGTGGTTACGATCTTTATCGAGAAAAAACATATTTATTCACTATTACTTTGAATAGCAAATTCAGCATTTCTGTTACCATCATTTCTGCTACTTTGAAAAAGCTTTACCAAAACTAGGCCTAAGTGTACCCGATTTTTGTCGACTTTGCTTCGACTTTGTCTTTTTTAAGGACCTATGCTCTTTACACCCCACCCCCTTACCATCTTTTTATTCTTCCTCACGAGCACCCACGGTCAACCATGGTGTCATCGCTATCCGAGCACCAATTCGGTAACCACAACCACCAAATTGAAGTCCAAGCCATCACAAACTAAACCCGACCAACCTCGATGAGTTTCATCCATTGTAATCGTCGAAATCACGTTCGAAAGTCTATGGCTACCGCGATAAAAGTCGTCCGATCTAAACAATTTGGCCACTGTTGGAGGAAACCGATACCACCTTTGGACTCCTCGTGTCAAGGCGCTTCCATTCCACCTATTTTCCGGTCAAGACGCTGTCGGAAATTGACTACCTGAGTTTGATCCCAAACAAGGcatttttggatgattttgttCTCGAATACCGACTCTGGGATAACTACGAGCTTGAATTTCACTTTTTCGACAAGCTTCAACTCGAGAATGACCCCAATAGACGACAATATGATCAGCAATGACAGATTTGATTACTGGGTATATTTGTTAATGTCTCTGATTTATGTAGTTTGAGATTATTTATAAAAGTTTAGAGTTTTCATGAATTactattaattggatatatttaataaatattgagGTATGACTAAAGCTCTCCAAATACAAAAACCGGGATGAGGAGCCCATTCACTACTCGATatcgtatatatttataaattaaaacagATCTAGACATTACAACCGACGGCCGATACCAAATAGTGGTCCCACACTGGTCAACACGGTTACCTCTCTTcttgaattattatttttgggtttCATAGTAATAataaaactagttgcatgctagTTTTCATGTGCCAGCATTTCGGAGCAACAATATATCGATGTGCACGCACAAAATTTCGCTAAGACATGAATttgtttctatatttttttgatgTAATAGATAGATagttacaattttttttgacatatgTGGTTTGTGAGTTATTGAGTAGGTTCGATTTATTCACTGTGCATCTGAATAGTGGTGGTTACAATCCTCACCGGGGAAAAAATGGAAATGACATATATTCATAGGGTTTTTCATACATAATCGTCCAAAATCACGtgataattatattgttttaacgcaatctcttattacattgtttctgacTAACAACAGTCTCTTATTACACTTTTCTGCACATAAATACATTGTTTTTAGGTGTTACAGATTTTTATACaatgtttcaaaaacaatgtaatgaaGAACACTCATGTTAAATCTATCAACAATGGATCTTTtttgaaagagttttacatATTGAATCCGAATACGTAATTTaacttttttaaaatctaacatgtattttgagaaacaaaacattttgaaattttgtttaagaaataaaaaataaaaagttgtgAAGTCATCTTACTTAGTaaacatgtcacatagattacgGACACTTATGAATGATTTCATTATGAATACATAGCGTTGTCGAAAAAAAACATTATGAGAATCAAATTAATCGATACCTATATTAAGTTAATGTTAATTAGTGTTAATTAGAGATTTTAGAACGCAAAATCCCAAAATTTTAGGAAAAAGTGGTGGACTATAAAAATGAATTGTACCCCACCAGCCATCATCATCAATCCACATAatcccaccaaaaaaaaaaaaggaataaaacaGGCTGTGATTATTGTGAACACAACATTTCACCTCCCTGGCTCTTTCCTCTTTCCACTGCATATCTTTCCTCCATCGCCATTGCCATTGCTCTCTCAACTAGCGtagcttctttctttctttctccctaGCTAGAAATTATTCTAAACAACAACCATGAGTTCCATCGTCCAAACATTCCAAAGAAGAACCGACGCGCTTCCGGTCTCTCATCAGCAGCAGCAAGCACAAGATCAGGAACAGCAAACGCTTCGCAGAAGGCTGTCCTCGTTGTCACTCAAGATCCAGCCTGGTGCAGAACTGATCATGTCGTCCTCGTCTTCAGTGTTGAGTAGATTTCCTCGGTCCAAGTCGATGTCGTCGATAAAGGAATGGTTTGACTGGGGATGGACATGGATCCTGTCGAGGAAGCCCACCTTCGCGGAAGATCTGGAGATGAACGAGGAGGAAACGAGGGCTCTTGGTTTCAACAACAAGGGAAGCTGGAGACACGTTTTCTACAAGTTTAAATCCGAGATCCATCGCCTTGTCGGTTCCGACGAAAACATTGGAGTCCTTCCTCAAACTTGTAAGTAGACTGTGGATCGATCGTGGAATTGTTGGAATAATTAAGCGCACCAGATGAAGCatatgatattcttattcgTGATTTCCTATCAATCATTTCTTGTatggtttcttttcttctttttttcccattaatttcatttgtatgatcaatatttagatatatatatatagagagagatttaatatttgtttgtatgaaggttattattatttgttatgtTTTGTTGGAGAATCAATTGTGAGTACTTGTACAATATTATGCTAAGTTGTTCTTTTCTTAATAGCCACGTATCTTCTTctttacattttttaaaatttctatgTTTAATTTATTGGTGTGATattattatgtgtatatatatcatgtgtgtgtgtgttcctGGAGAATTGATTAATGTGTTGCGAAACCTGTTAACCTGAGTTGGAGAATTTGGAGGGTCTGAACTCTGAATCGGATCTGGGGGTTCCATGGAAACAGCTTGGAAGTGTCGGTAAGAAAGATTGACAGATGTCAGAACTTTCCAGTTGAGATGGTAGGGTCAGATGGTCAGCCATGGGATTGATGCCATTTGTCTAGCGTTAAGAGCAATTGTAACAATGTAAATCTAAGGGGACACGGATGAGAAAAAAGTAAATTTTAATgggtcatgaaaaaaaaaatctacaataACGTCATTTTGTTGGATTCTTTTTGTTGGCCTCATGATGAGAATCTCATATCGAAAGATggattggaagtctaacttataAAGGAGGACAAATCTCCTATTGTCAActtgagttttcaatagagagttagacccAAATTTGTCATGATAGACTTAGGCTCCTATCTCGTGTGACGGGTATTCATTATTGGTACTTTCATTGAGATTGCACGTTGATACTATCGTAGGCGGGCCTATCCTAGAGCCTATTCATTGTCGAGTTGGGTTAACAGACAGTGGACCAAATCCATTGTGGGCGGGCGTTCAAATAACTAGGAAAGCCTTGATCCACTGGATTGACAAGGCATGTGATCCCGACTCACAAGTTTGGGGTGGTAAGGCTCGTGGCTGATACTATCGTAGGTGGGCCTATCCTAGATTCCATTCCTTGtcgagttgggttagcagacagtggaCCAAATCCATTGGGGGAGGGGAGTTTAAATAACTAGGAAAGTCTTGATCCACTAGATTGACAAGACTGTGATCCTAGCTCACAAGTTTGGCGTGGTAAATGGGTTGACGGTCGAAGTGTTCCAACCCTAGCCATGCACGAGGATGTGCATACTCTCAGAGaagaggattgatgagaatcctaCATTGAAAGATTGGCAAAGCTTTGTGATCCTGACTCACAAGTTTGAGGCGGTAAATGAGTTGATGGACATTGGAAGATTGGCAAAGCTATGTGATCCCAACTCACAAGTTTGGGGTAGTAAATGGGCTGACGGTCGAAGTGTTCCAACCCTaaccatgcacgaggacgtgcatacTCTCGGGGAAGAGGAGTTacgagaatcccacatcgaaagatagtAGATTTGGAGTCTATCTTATAAGGGATGACAaatctcctattgtcaacctgaaatttcaatagagagttagacttaAATTTGTGATGTTAGACTTAGACCTGGTTGGTATTCATCACAAACTCTCGAcatctgtaaaaaaaaaatcaccattgcGGTTATTCAACCGGTTAACCCTACTTGGCGTGTCGGTGCAAAATAAATAAACGGATCAGAACTTTCGCGGTGAGATGGGTAGGGTCAGATGTTCAGCCATGGGGATTGATGCCATTTGTCTAACGTTTAACCAGTTGAATATTACTTGGCGTGTCGgtgc
This genomic stretch from Tripterygium wilfordii isolate XIE 37 chromosome 22, ASM1340144v1, whole genome shotgun sequence harbors:
- the LOC119990667 gene encoding uncharacterized protein LOC119990667, coding for MSSIVQTFQRRTDALPVSHQQQQAQDQEQQTLRRRLSSLSLKIQPGAELIMSSSSSVLSRFPRSKSMSSIKEWFDWGWTWILSRKPTFAEDLEMNEEETRALGFNNKGSWRHVFYKFKSEIHRLVGSDENIGVLPQTCK